From Candidatus Obscuribacterales bacterium, one genomic window encodes:
- a CDS encoding MBL fold metallo-hydrolase — translation MKAIAMMPTPAPMNDTWFTTKQVTDGLYLITEHHYYWWNRANLWLIKGRDQDLLVDTGLGVASLRHYLAGLLDKPLLAIASHIHFDHAGGIYEFEHRAIHSAEAEALRSGDDHEALCTPELGWVLPEHFEQPPYPGFTVQDYTLRSAEPTQILHEGDVLDLGDRALEVMHLPGHSHGCIALYDSQAQELFSGDVIYDGELLDELHCSHIPSYIATYERLQKLPVETVYPGHYAIVGRSRYQEILGDYLEARRQPGCPSEVGPPQGHHSA, via the coding sequence ATGAAAGCGATCGCCATGATGCCTACCCCTGCTCCCATGAATGACACCTGGTTCACCACCAAGCAGGTGACCGATGGGCTGTATTTGATCACAGAGCATCACTATTATTGGTGGAATCGAGCCAATCTCTGGCTGATTAAGGGACGGGATCAGGATCTCTTGGTTGATACCGGTTTAGGCGTGGCTAGTCTGCGCCATTATTTAGCTGGCCTGTTGGATAAACCTCTGTTGGCGATCGCCTCCCACATTCACTTCGACCATGCCGGTGGGATCTATGAATTTGAGCACCGGGCCATCCACAGTGCAGAAGCCGAGGCGCTGCGATCGGGCGACGACCACGAAGCGCTTTGCACACCTGAACTAGGCTGGGTCTTGCCCGAACACTTTGAGCAACCACCCTATCCGGGCTTCACGGTGCAGGACTATACCCTGCGATCGGCGGAACCGACCCAGATTTTGCACGAGGGAGACGTGTTGGACTTGGGCGATCGCGCCCTTGAAGTCATGCACCTTCCTGGTCATTCCCATGGCTGTATTGCCCTCTATGATTCCCAGGCGCAGGAACTCTTCTCCGGGGATGTGATCTACGACGGCGAACTCTTGGATGAACTGCACTGTAGCCATATTCCTAGCTACATCGCCACCTACGAACGGCTGCAGAAGCTGCCCGTCGAGACGGTTTATCCCGGCCACTATGCCATTGTGGGGCGATCGCGCTACCAGGAAATTCTGGGTGATTATTTAGAGGCTCGCCGTCAACCCGGTTGCCCATCGGAGGTCGGGCCACCCCAGGGTCACCATTCTGCTTGA
- a CDS encoding DUF4336 domain-containing protein, which yields MQEHDGHVFPTNASDWTWPFWPIVPIYPYGQRRTLRQEVVPDWIWTFDQCQGILYVIVPIRMTVVRLEAGGLLVYAPIAPTRECMRLLRDLEARYGQVQHIILPTVSGIEHKVFVGPFARQCPEAQVWIAPDQWSFPVNLPLSWLGLPRQRTRALPMSGNTPFAQEFDYAILGPINLGLGPFEEVALFHRRSRTLLVTDCVVSVPEHPPAIIQQDPYPLLFHAKDHSGEIVEDQMQSRLKGWKRIVLFAFYFRPSALEVVGTLQSIQDAFKASDRSRRAYFGWYPFRWQDTWETSFEALRANGQLFVAPILQTLILNRAPVETLNWVERVARWDFQHIIPCHLDAPVKATPEQFRQAFAFLNPYGDLGRLPMDDLDFLQQIERSLSQRGITPPARLNRP from the coding sequence ATGCAGGAGCATGACGGTCACGTTTTCCCCACTAACGCCAGCGATTGGACTTGGCCCTTTTGGCCCATTGTGCCGATCTACCCCTATGGGCAGCGACGTACTCTGCGCCAAGAGGTGGTGCCAGACTGGATTTGGACGTTTGACCAATGCCAAGGCATTCTTTACGTGATTGTGCCAATTCGCATGACCGTGGTGCGGTTAGAAGCTGGGGGCTTGTTAGTGTATGCGCCCATTGCCCCCACTCGGGAATGTATGCGACTGCTGCGAGACCTAGAAGCCCGGTATGGCCAGGTGCAGCATATTATCTTACCAACCGTGTCGGGTATTGAGCATAAGGTTTTTGTGGGCCCCTTTGCCCGCCAGTGTCCTGAAGCGCAGGTTTGGATCGCTCCCGACCAATGGAGTTTTCCGGTCAACTTGCCCCTAAGCTGGCTCGGACTGCCGCGTCAACGCACCCGTGCATTACCCATGTCGGGAAATACGCCCTTTGCCCAAGAGTTTGACTACGCCATACTTGGGCCCATCAATCTTGGTCTAGGCCCCTTCGAAGAAGTTGCCCTATTCCATCGGCGATCGCGCACCCTCTTAGTCACCGATTGCGTTGTATCGGTTCCAGAGCATCCTCCAGCCATTATCCAGCAAGATCCTTATCCCTTATTATTTCATGCCAAAGACCACAGCGGCGAGATCGTGGAAGACCAGATGCAATCGCGCCTGAAGGGCTGGAAACGCATTGTTCTCTTTGCCTTTTACTTTCGCCCTAGTGCTCTAGAGGTAGTCGGCACGCTACAGTCTATTCAGGATGCCTTTAAGGCCAGCGATCGCTCCCGTAGAGCCTACTTTGGCTGGTATCCCTTCCGCTGGCAAGACACCTGGGAAACCTCCTTTGAAGCCCTGCGGGCCAATGGACAACTTTTCGTTGCACCCATTTTACAAACCCTGATCCTTAACCGCGCTCCCGTAGAAACCCTGAATTGGGTTGAGCGGGTTGCCCGATGGGACTTTCAGCACATCATTCCCTGCCACCTCGATGCCCCCGTCAAAGCAACACCTGAACAATTCCGCCAAGCCTTTGCCTTTTTGAACCCCTATGGTGACCTCGGCAGGCTTCCCATGGATGACCTAGACTTTTTGCAGCAAATTGAACGCAGCCTCAGTCAACGGGGTATTACTCCGCCTGCCCGTCTGAATCGACCTTAA
- a CDS encoding aspartyl/asparaginyl beta-hydroxylase domain-containing protein: protein MTDWVRIIVKSPIVQKIEQMVPDYSLVGESIFFRNDQFSWANDLEANWSVIRQEFEQVFQHVNALPNFQDIMPRQKRISADDGWKTYYFYAFGFKATKNCDRCPETWKLLKDIPGLKVAFFSILSPGKQIPEHCGKHKGLIRYHLGLMVPEPKEQCRIQVGGQTRHWEEGKSLIFDDTYPHAVWNDTDGYRAVLFLDIERPFRFPLSWLNWTVSQILSFSPLAKEAKTNYQRWEKEFDALDVNSKG, encoded by the coding sequence GTGACAGATTGGGTTCGTATAATTGTCAAAAGCCCCATTGTGCAAAAGATTGAGCAAATGGTGCCGGACTATTCCCTTGTAGGGGAGTCAATTTTTTTCAGGAACGATCAGTTTTCTTGGGCGAATGATCTAGAAGCCAACTGGTCGGTGATTCGCCAAGAGTTTGAGCAAGTATTCCAGCATGTGAATGCTCTGCCCAATTTTCAAGACATCATGCCGCGCCAAAAGCGCATTAGTGCTGATGATGGTTGGAAAACCTACTATTTTTATGCTTTTGGGTTTAAGGCAACTAAAAACTGCGATCGCTGCCCCGAAACCTGGAAGCTGCTTAAGGATATTCCGGGACTGAAGGTAGCATTTTTCTCCATTTTGAGTCCGGGCAAGCAGATTCCGGAGCATTGCGGTAAGCACAAGGGGTTAATTCGCTACCACCTCGGCTTGATGGTTCCAGAACCGAAGGAGCAATGCCGCATTCAGGTAGGCGGGCAGACGCGCCACTGGGAAGAGGGCAAGAGTCTCATTTTTGACGACACCTATCCCCATGCCGTGTGGAACGATACGGATGGCTACCGGGCGGTGCTGTTTTTAGACATCGAGCGTCCCTTCCGCTTTCCGCTATCGTGGCTGAATTGGACGGTGTCTCAAATTCTCTCTTTTTCGCCCTTAGCCAAGGAGGCGAAGACCAACTATCAGCGCTGGGAAAAGGAGTTTGACGCCTTGGACGTCAACTCCAAAGGGTAG